CATCGGGCGTTGTCTTTTTGAGAGACATAAAGGCTTGCAAAATCAGTTTTTCTTCGCCTTTGTGAGTGCTTGCTCCCATCACCACAAAAGCAGGAGGTTTGACATAAGATTTACCCAACTTTGGAGCATTTAACACCTTGAGATTCCCAAATACTTCGACATTATGCGCACCTACCATTTCTAATCGGCTTTTGTCAAGCTGACTTTGCGCAAGGACAGAATCTATTGTCTTAAAAACACCCCGATAAAACCACTTCAAACGCAAATAATTTTTTAATGAGCGTTCGGAAATACGCGCATTAATCAGCATTGTATGGGCATTATGTGCTTTAGCAACAAAAAAAAGCATTTTCCAAATCTCTGCTTCCGTAACTATAAGACATTTCAATTCGTCCAAATAGCGATTCCAAACAGGCAGAAACAATTCAAAAGGCAAATATTTAACCATCACTTGCCCTTTTTCTTCTTGATGCCCCAAATCCTTTGAATCGGATGTTTCATAAAGACGCTTGGCTTCTTCATATCCTGTTTGTGTAATGGTTGTAATCAGAATCGTTGTGTGCGTTTTTTTGAGGGCTGAAATAATGGGTTCAAGAGATTTAACCTCACCAAATGAACAAGCGTGAAACCAATAATGTGGTTTGTAGGTGAGATTCAAATCACGCGTAAAAAAACGCGCTGGCAAGGAATATCTGTGTTTTTGACGAAAGCTACTTATCACCAAAAAAGGAAGTGCGATAAGATAAACAAATACACAAAGTAAATAATACCCATAAGGAAATCGCAACTGCTTATCCTCACAGAATCTTAAGCTTCTGCCTTAGTTTTTGAAGACACTTTTGCCTTATCTGTAGGGACATAGAGAATCCGACCACAATGTGGGCAATTAATAATATCATTACCCTTTAAAATCTCCGCATAAATCGTATCGTTTAATCTGATAAAGCAACCGCCACAGGCTTGCTTAAAAACAGGGACAACGCTCGTATTCAACGCCCAACGTCTGATTTTGGCATAAAAACTTGTAATTTTATTGTCCATTTGTGCGACAAGTGCTTCTTTTTGATCGAAGAGATTTTGTTGTATTGCTTTGATTTCTTGCACCTTACTTTGGGTTTGGCTTTCTAGCACATCAATTTCTTCTTGCAAAGACTGAATCTGACTTTCAAGGTTTGCCTTTTCTTCTTCTTTTGCGCTTTTCACAGCTTCTAACCGCTGAATCTCATTATTAGAATGTGTCATATTCTCTTTAGCAATATCTTCTTCTATATCAAGTGCGCGCAATTCTTTTTCGGTCTTAATATCCTTTTGTTTTTTAGCGATAGTATCTAACTTCAATGATGTTTCTTGGATATTTCTATCATGATGGGCAATCTCTAAATTGATGCTATTATACTCTTGATGAAGATTCTCGATATTTTTGAGAATCTGATTTTTTTGTCGAATCTTCTCATCAAGTTCTTTACGCACTTCATCAATTTTCGGTCCCAAATCGTCAATTTGTTTATCAAAATTTGCCACCTCAATCAAATCTCGTAAGTGTTTATTCATTGTGCTTTCCTTATGCTTTATTTTGTGTCAAGATGCCCTGCTAATGCCTTTTGCCAAATCAACAAAAACAGAAC
The Helicobacter sp. MIT 05-5293 genome window above contains:
- the waaA gene encoding lipid IV(A) 3-deoxy-D-manno-octulosonic acid transferase, with translation MRFPYGYYLLCVFVYLIALPFLVISSFRQKHRYSLPARFFTRDLNLTYKPHYWFHACSFGEVKSLEPIISALKKTHTTILITTITQTGYEEAKRLYETSDSKDLGHQEEKGQVMVKYLPFELFLPVWNRYLDELKCLIVTEAEIWKMLFFVAKAHNAHTMLINARISERSLKNYLRLKWFYRGVFKTIDSVLAQSQLDKSRLEMVGAHNVEVFGNLKVLNAPKLGKSYVKPPAFVVMGASTHKGEEKLILQAFMSLKKTTPDAILLIAPRHPERFSDVYQSLLQSSLRVARFSQKGLEAIESAEVILVDVLGELVNLYAISDVVILGGAFAKVGGHNPLEPAFFHTKLISGEYIFNQRALFECVKNAYIIPPEKLEETLLNHKNLSQSSVECASDDKLHQLLEKITHANR
- a CDS encoding zinc ribbon domain-containing protein, with product MNKHLRDLIEVANFDKQIDDLGPKIDEVRKELDEKIRQKNQILKNIENLHQEYNSINLEIAHHDRNIQETSLKLDTIAKKQKDIKTEKELRALDIEEDIAKENMTHSNNEIQRLEAVKSAKEEEKANLESQIQSLQEEIDVLESQTQSKVQEIKAIQQNLFDQKEALVAQMDNKITSFYAKIRRWALNTSVVPVFKQACGGCFIRLNDTIYAEILKGNDIINCPHCGRILYVPTDKAKVSSKTKAEA